CCACGCGCGGCTGACCGTCGCGCATACCGACGACCGCGGCAACGAGGTCGTCCGCGTCCGCACCTGTCCGAACTGCCGGTACATCTGCCGGACGCGGGAGAATTTCCCCGGAGAGAAGAAAAAAGGCGGCGCAGGTGAAAAAAGTCCCGCTGCTGTATAATCTCAGTGTGCTCAAGTCGGAGCGGACGCTCGACGAGCTGGCGGAACTCCTCAAGACGGCGCTGAGCAAATGCTGGAACAGGCAGACGCGGGCGCTGCTGATGGAGCTGCTCTCGGAGGTCCGCGCGCTGGGCGGCCGCGCCGCGGCGACGTCCGGCGACGTGGGACGGATCGAAGCGAAGGCCGCGAAATATCTGGGCGTCGGGCTCGCGGAAGCGGCCCGGCGTCCTGTCGCCGAAGCGATATCGACCTCGTATCGGCACGGCCTGCACGGCGTCGGCGTCGACTTTGCGCTGAAAGCGCCGGATCTGTCGGCCATCGATCTGCTGCGCGAGGACGGGCTGTATTGGCTCGGCGGCGGGTACGACCGTTTCGCCTCGGACGCGATCCGAAAGTCGCTGTGGGCGTATTACGAAACCGGCGCGACACGGCTGCAGCTGGCGGAACATCTGGAAGACAGTCTCTCGCAGCTCGCCGAGCCGAAGATGGAAGGGTATTTCAACCTGCTGGCCGACCACTGGGTGGCGCGCACGAACGAACTCGGGCGGGTGGCGGGATACGAAGAGGCGGGCGTCGAGTACGTGCAGGTCGTGGCGGTTCTGGACGCCCACACGACGCAGATCTGCCGCTCCATGCACGGCCGCGTGATCCCCGTCGGCGCCTTGTCGCGCCAGCGGGATCGGCTTCTTTCCGCGGCCCGGCGGCACGACGCCGACGCCATGAAGGCCGCGCAGCCGATGTTCGGCGATCAGGAAGTCCCCGCGGCGACGAAGACATCGGCGCTGATCGACGCGGGGATCGGGCTGCCGCCCTACCACTTCCGCTGCCGCACGACGACGGTCGCTTATTTTCCGCCCGTCGAGTACCTCGAGAAAGTCTCGCAGTGGGCCATCGACGGCGAAGTCCCCGCTCAAGAGCTGCCGGGGCTGTTGGATCATGCCCGCGAAGCTCGCTGGGGAAGTCACGAAGTCATCTGGGAGAAGCGAGACGGCGGCGACGGGCAGCGCCACGCTACGTCTTTCGTCCATTATATGAAGCACGGGAAGCGGGAGTTTCACGCGACCATGGCGGAGTACAACGAGCGGATCGCCTCGCTGATCCGCCGCGGCGGCCGCGACGCTTATTTG
The nucleotide sequence above comes from Pyramidobacter porci. Encoded proteins:
- a CDS encoding structural protein → MKKVPLLYNLSVLKSERTLDELAELLKTALSKCWNRQTRALLMELLSEVRALGGRAAATSGDVGRIEAKAAKYLGVGLAEAARRPVAEAISTSYRHGLHGVGVDFALKAPDLSAIDLLREDGLYWLGGGYDRFASDAIRKSLWAYYETGATRLQLAEHLEDSLSQLAEPKMEGYFNLLADHWVARTNELGRVAGYEEAGVEYVQVVAVLDAHTTQICRSMHGRVIPVGALSRQRDRLLSAARRHDADAMKAAQPMFGDQEVPAATKTSALIDAGIGLPPYHFRCRTTTVAYFPPVEYLEKVSQWAIDGEVPAQELPGLLDHAREARWGSHEVIWEKRDGGDGQRHATSFVHYMKHGKREFHATMAEYNERIASLIRRGGRDAYLIIEDKKAPHPQIVFHDTKTGEQVIISLKGQTIATFSKRKKFKPRSEAQVVVPLPKMKGVTKSWMPKWKRFLKNIRITSILKNSRRKS
- a CDS encoding TFIIB-type zinc ribbon-containing protein, which gives rise to MNCPKCHARLTVAHTDDRGNEVVRVRTCPNCRYICRTRENFPGEKKKGGAGEKSPAAV